One segment of Saprospiraceae bacterium DNA contains the following:
- a CDS encoding alanine dehydrogenase, which produces METLSIPRTQTETLEVLPKHQRLFIGIPKEASLQENRVALVPHSVATLTAHGHRVVVEAGAGEKAKCSDLDYAEAGAEIVRSRETVFQADVLLKVGPPTLEEIDLMRPNQVVFSPIHLPLMTSEYLVKLQKKRVIALAMEYIRDDETGVFPIVHVMSEIAGISAILIAADLLATARGGAGVLLGGIAGVPPAKVVILGAGVVAEFATRTALGLGAEVRIFDNNVYKLTRLQNQIGRQLHTSVVNPRHLEKQLLSADVTIGAIHSPQASSPIVVSEDIIQRMKPGSVIVDVSIDQGGCFETSRATTHDKPTFVKHGVIHYCVPNIPSRVAGTASDAISNILTSLLLKAEAGGILPLITSHEGLRNGVYTYKGCLTNVYLGERFSLKSTSLDLLITSDY; this is translated from the coding sequence ATGGAGACACTCTCGATACCACGCACCCAAACCGAAACGCTGGAAGTGTTGCCCAAACACCAGCGCCTTTTCATTGGCATCCCGAAGGAGGCATCCTTGCAGGAGAACCGCGTGGCGCTCGTGCCTCACTCTGTCGCCACGCTCACCGCACATGGCCACCGCGTCGTGGTAGAGGCTGGTGCCGGAGAAAAGGCAAAATGCAGCGACCTCGACTATGCCGAAGCAGGAGCTGAAATTGTGCGCAGCCGTGAGACGGTGTTTCAAGCCGACGTTCTGTTGAAAGTAGGGCCGCCCACTTTGGAGGAAATAGACCTAATGCGTCCCAATCAGGTGGTTTTTTCGCCGATTCATCTGCCCTTGATGACATCTGAATACCTTGTGAAATTGCAAAAAAAACGAGTCATCGCGCTGGCTATGGAATATATCCGCGATGACGAGACGGGGGTGTTCCCCATCGTCCATGTGATGAGCGAAATCGCTGGGATAAGTGCCATACTCATTGCCGCCGATTTGCTGGCTACCGCTCGAGGGGGGGCCGGGGTGTTGTTGGGCGGAATCGCTGGGGTGCCGCCTGCCAAAGTGGTCATTCTTGGCGCAGGTGTTGTAGCGGAGTTTGCCACTCGCACAGCCTTGGGACTTGGCGCGGAGGTGCGCATTTTTGATAATAATGTCTATAAACTGACTCGCCTACAAAACCAAATCGGTCGTCAATTGCATACTTCGGTGGTTAATCCGCGGCATTTGGAAAAGCAACTCCTGAGCGCCGACGTGACGATTGGTGCCATCCACTCACCCCAAGCCAGTTCACCTATCGTAGTTTCCGAAGACATCATCCAAAGAATGAAACCCGGCTCGGTCATCGTGGATGTCAGCATTGACCAAGGGGGCTGTTTCGAGACATCCCGTGCTACTACCCACGACAAGCCCACTTTTGTGAAACACGGGGTCATCCATTATTGCGTCCCCAACATCCCATCTCGTGTAGCTGGCACGGCTTCCGATGCCATTAGCAACATCCTCACCTCGCTGCTTTTAAAAGCAGAAGCTGGCGGCATACTACCCCTCATCACAAGCCACGAAGGGCTGCGCAACGGGGTCTATACCTACAAAGGCTGCCTGACGAATGTGTATTTGGGAGAGCGATTTTCGCTGAAAAGCACCAGCTTGGATTTGTTGATCACTTCGGATTATTAG
- the tsaE gene encoding tRNA (adenosine(37)-N6)-threonylcarbamoyltransferase complex ATPase subunit type 1 TsaE, translating into METQTSTNFHHLLEIIAHSLSELDASIPHVIEALAGRRKIALYGEMGAGKTTFVKAFCRHLGVRETTASPTFSLVNEYSYTEKDGSKALFHHLDLYRLQSPQEALDIGIEDLLNDPWYCLVEWPQLAERLFPDDGAKIQIEITGETSRRLLIL; encoded by the coding sequence ATGGAAACACAAACCTCCACCAACTTTCATCATCTCTTGGAAATCATCGCACATTCCCTTTCCGAACTGGATGCTTCCATTCCTCATGTGATAGAGGCGCTCGCCGGAAGGCGCAAAATCGCGCTGTATGGAGAGATGGGAGCTGGCAAAACAACTTTTGTCAAGGCGTTTTGTCGACACCTCGGCGTGCGTGAGACAACCGCCAGCCCAACTTTTTCGTTGGTGAATGAATATAGCTATACGGAAAAAGACGGTTCCAAGGCGCTGTTCCATCATTTGGACCTATATCGCCTACAATCGCCTCAGGAAGCTTTGGACATTGGTATCGAGGATTTGCTAAATGACCCTTGGTATTGCCTCGTCGAGTGGCCGCAATTGGCAGAACGGCTCTTCCCCGATGATGGCGCAAAAATTCAAATTGAAATAACGGGCGAAACATCTCGACGTTTGCTAATTTTGTAA
- a CDS encoding bifunctional UDP-N-acetylmuramoyl-tripeptide:D-alanyl-D-alanine ligase/alanine racemase, with protein sequence MKYLIADIQKILGAKWVQQTDASAHVEFLLLDSRHIAAPAVSLFFALPGKRHDGHRYLVDLHKAGVRHFVVSQQIEPADLPEANILQVSDTLTALQAVAAHHRSRFHVPVVGITGSNGKTVVKEWLEQLLSPDYNIVRSPKSYNSQVGVPLSVWQMQPEHTLAIFEAGISQPGEMERLARIIRPTIGIFTNIGTAHREGFSSKSQKVREKMRLFENAETLIYCCDYSEIEDAVRSEHGALDRSSQKRVFCWSKEGKAADMQITGIEMMANGFTRITGAFVSSAHPATIEIPFTDAASIENAIHCWALMYVLGIAREEIAVRMFRLEPVEMRLELKTGINRCVLVNDFYNNDLNSLRIALQFAAQQARTGRFTVVLSDILQSGEPTDRLYAKVSAAMLEKKVTRLIGIGQEVVAIRNSLPLGFEAIFFHDTEDFLQKIQNVEFENELILLKGARVYEFERIARRLEQKAHKTVLEVNLSALIHNLNIYSQLLRPGTKMLAMVKASGYGSGSAEVAKLLEFHKVDYLGVAYTDEGVELRQAGVRLPILVLNPDAASFDAIYRYGLEPEVYGLRLLDELVRFAGKAKRLAIHLKLDTGMHRLGFEPKDVAELASILRQHENLEVRSVFSHLSASDAPQHDSFTHQQAARFAEMFEIIKTGLGYAPLRHLVNTGGIARFPSYHFDMVRLGIGLYGIDASGLQERLRVVNTLKATVSQIKEVPPGDTVGYNRNSGPLDRARRIATISIGYADGLLRLAGGGRYSVLLRGQLAPTIGNVCMDMTMIDVTHIPAAEEGDEVIVFGENPSVQALATCLQTIPYEVFTNISERVKRVYWQE encoded by the coding sequence ATGAAATATCTTATTGCGGACATTCAAAAAATCTTGGGCGCTAAGTGGGTTCAACAGACCGATGCCTCGGCGCACGTCGAGTTTTTGTTGCTCGACAGTCGCCATATCGCCGCGCCTGCTGTTTCCTTGTTTTTTGCCCTACCCGGCAAACGTCACGATGGGCATCGCTATCTTGTTGATTTGCACAAGGCTGGTGTCCGTCATTTTGTGGTGAGTCAGCAGATAGAACCAGCGGATTTGCCGGAAGCAAACATTTTGCAGGTGTCCGACACGCTGACTGCGCTGCAAGCGGTAGCTGCGCATCATCGCTCCCGATTTCACGTTCCCGTGGTGGGCATCACGGGTAGCAATGGCAAGACGGTGGTGAAAGAATGGCTGGAGCAACTGCTCTCGCCCGATTACAACATCGTAAGAAGCCCCAAAAGCTATAATTCGCAGGTGGGGGTGCCGCTTTCTGTGTGGCAAATGCAGCCCGAGCATACGTTGGCCATTTTTGAGGCGGGCATTTCGCAGCCGGGCGAAATGGAGCGGTTGGCACGCATCATTCGCCCCACCATTGGCATTTTTACCAATATCGGCACGGCGCATCGGGAAGGCTTTTCCTCCAAATCTCAAAAGGTTAGGGAAAAAATGCGCCTTTTTGAGAATGCGGAAACACTGATTTACTGTTGCGATTATTCGGAAATTGAGGATGCCGTTCGCTCCGAACATGGTGCTCTTGATAGGTCTTCCCAAAAAAGAGTGTTTTGTTGGTCGAAGGAAGGAAAGGCCGCTGACATGCAAATCACGGGCATCGAGATGATGGCGAACGGATTTACCCGCATCACGGGGGCTTTTGTTTCTTCTGCCCATCCGGCAACGATTGAAATCCCTTTTACGGATGCTGCAAGTATCGAGAACGCTATTCATTGTTGGGCGCTCATGTATGTGCTTGGCATTGCGCGCGAGGAAATAGCGGTTCGGATGTTTCGATTGGAACCGGTGGAAATGCGCCTCGAATTGAAAACGGGCATCAACCGATGTGTGCTGGTCAACGACTTTTACAACAATGACTTGAACTCCTTGCGGATTGCGCTGCAATTTGCGGCTCAACAAGCAAGAACGGGGCGATTTACGGTGGTGTTGTCGGATATTTTGCAAAGCGGTGAGCCGACAGACCGACTATACGCGAAGGTATCAGCTGCCATGTTGGAAAAAAAAGTGACGCGGCTTATCGGTATCGGGCAGGAGGTTGTGGCTATCCGGAATAGTTTGCCGCTTGGGTTTGAGGCGATTTTTTTTCATGACACAGAGGATTTTTTGCAAAAAATACAAAATGTGGAATTTGAAAATGAATTGATTCTGTTGAAGGGGGCGCGTGTTTATGAGTTTGAGCGGATTGCTCGGCGGTTGGAACAAAAAGCGCACAAGACGGTATTGGAAGTAAATTTGAGTGCTTTGATTCATAATTTGAACATTTACAGCCAACTGCTGCGACCCGGCACGAAAATGCTGGCTATGGTGAAGGCTTCTGGCTATGGTAGTGGCTCTGCTGAGGTGGCGAAGTTGTTGGAATTCCATAAAGTGGATTATTTGGGGGTGGCTTATACGGATGAGGGGGTGGAGTTGCGTCAGGCGGGCGTTCGTTTGCCCATTTTGGTGCTCAACCCTGACGCGGCGAGTTTTGACGCAATCTATCGCTACGGCTTGGAGCCTGAGGTCTATGGTCTGCGCTTGCTAGACGAATTGGTGCGTTTTGCCGGAAAGGCTAAGCGGTTAGCAATTCATCTGAAATTGGATACGGGGATGCATCGGCTCGGCTTCGAGCCTAAAGACGTGGCGGAGCTGGCCTCCATCTTGCGACAACATGAGAATTTGGAGGTGCGCTCTGTTTTTTCACACCTTTCGGCCAGTGACGCTCCGCAGCACGATTCGTTCACTCACCAGCAAGCGGCGCGGTTTGCCGAAATGTTTGAAATAATAAAAACCGGGCTTGGTTATGCCCCGTTGCGACATTTGGTCAATACGGGAGGCATCGCGCGATTTCCTTCTTATCATTTTGATATGGTTCGCTTGGGCATTGGGCTTTACGGCATTGATGCCAGCGGGTTGCAAGAGCGACTGCGTGTGGTGAACACATTGAAAGCCACGGTCAGTCAAATCAAGGAAGTACCGCCGGGCGATACGGTGGGGTACAATCGGAACAGTGGCCCGCTCGACCGTGCGCGACGCATAGCGACCATCAGCATTGGCTATGCCGATGGTTTGTTGCGGTTGGCGGGCGGCGGGCGCTACTCGGTGTTGTTGCGCGGTCAATTGGCTCCGACCATCGGCAATGTGTGCATGGATATGACAATGATTGATGTCACCCACATCCCCGCCGCAGAAGAGGGCGACGAAGTGATTGTGTTTGGGGAAAACCCTTCTGTGCAGGCGCTGGCGACTTGCTTGCAGACTATTCCTTACGAGGTGTTTACCAACATTTCAGAGCGCGTGAAAAGGGTTTATTGGCAGGAGTGA
- a CDS encoding zinc-dependent metalloprotease translates to MSYSLAHSAFFFLTTQYVFVMRNNLSTLFFLLLGTAAAAQAPIICGNEVFSHIVQEHYPALHDAFNTTFEQAKAPRATDRSPLTVNVVVHVVWKNPEENLHDSIILDQMAVLNADYNRMNADTANLRSIFKHVAANADIHFNLVDVVRVQTSKEFTVALTGNNLLAELKSSSQGGSDAWDTEQYVNIWICKIQPITFGGVVLGQILGFAFPPNNLGHWPANSGAPMPQQDGVVIDYRVFGSNNPHTVPVPGGTGNLIVKGRTPVHEMGHYMGLRHIWGDGGLLGLPNNCNQSDGVDDTPFANAQSPFDCNKNKNTCTKIDSFYNADMPDLVENYMDYASEDCMNMFTQGQVDIMRNVLLGPRAGLLSPMVNTQSPVSQAIDFRISPNPASDQVAVRFNLQEKTNVTIRLFNAAGQPIGLLESEPYPAGMHQRILETHLLTPGVYFVEMRTEQGSALQKLLVR, encoded by the coding sequence ATGAGCTACTCTCTTGCTCATTCGGCATTTTTTTTTCTCACCACTCAGTACGTTTTTGTTATGAGGAACAATCTTTCCACGCTGTTCTTTCTGCTGCTTGGCACCGCCGCCGCCGCGCAAGCGCCCATTATTTGCGGCAACGAGGTTTTCTCACACATCGTGCAAGAACACTACCCTGCTCTGCATGACGCATTCAACACCACCTTTGAGCAGGCCAAAGCGCCACGCGCTACCGACAGAAGCCCGCTCACTGTGAACGTGGTTGTCCACGTCGTTTGGAAAAACCCCGAAGAGAACCTCCATGACAGCATCATCCTCGACCAAATGGCCGTGCTAAACGCTGATTACAACCGCATGAACGCGGACACCGCCAACCTGCGCTCCATTTTCAAGCATGTGGCGGCCAATGCCGACATTCACTTTAATTTGGTGGATGTAGTGAGGGTGCAAACCAGCAAGGAATTTACGGTCGCGCTTACGGGCAACAACCTTTTGGCCGAATTGAAAAGCTCCAGCCAAGGCGGTAGCGACGCTTGGGACACAGAGCAATACGTCAACATTTGGATTTGCAAAATACAACCTATCACATTCGGCGGCGTGGTGCTCGGTCAAATCCTCGGTTTCGCCTTCCCACCCAACAACCTCGGCCATTGGCCAGCCAACAGCGGCGCACCAATGCCCCAACAAGACGGGGTGGTTATTGACTATCGGGTGTTTGGCAGCAACAACCCCCACACCGTCCCCGTCCCCGGTGGCACGGGCAACCTCATCGTGAAAGGCCGCACGCCCGTGCATGAAATGGGGCACTACATGGGATTGCGCCACATTTGGGGCGATGGTGGCTTGTTAGGGTTGCCCAACAATTGCAACCAAAGCGACGGCGTGGACGACACACCATTCGCCAATGCCCAGTCCCCTTTCGATTGTAACAAGAACAAGAACACCTGCACCAAAATTGACTCTTTCTACAATGCCGATATGCCCGATTTGGTGGAAAACTATATGGACTATGCCAGCGAGGATTGCATGAATATGTTCACACAAGGCCAAGTTGACATCATGCGCAACGTGTTGCTCGGCCCTCGTGCCGGCTTGCTCAGTCCTATGGTAAATACTCAATCCCCTGTGTCACAAGCCATTGATTTTCGCATATCGCCCAACCCGGCCTCTGACCAAGTCGCCGTGCGATTTAATTTGCAGGAAAAAACAAACGTGACGATACGCCTCTTCAACGCGGCGGGTCAGCCAATCGGCTTGCTCGAATCCGAACCCTACCCCGCAGGAATGCACCAAAGGATATTAGAAACACACTTGCTTACGCCAGGCGTTTATTTTGTGGAAATGCGCACCGAGCAAGGCTCGGCTCTTCAAAAATTGCTGGTGCGTTGA
- the recQ gene encoding DNA helicase RecQ, with product MTATATEHDVLLENLQKYFGFDAFKADQGAIIQSLLDGKDTFVIMPTGGGKSLCYQLPALMLPGTAIVISPLIALMKNQVDSLRGYSEEDEVAHFLNSSLTKAQMKKVKQDITDGRTKILYVAPETLTKEENIEFFQNSDISFVAVDEAHCISEWGHDFRPEYRRIRVMLDAIARDVPIMALTATATPKVQQDILKNLDMTGENTFISSFNRDNLFYEIRPKIKKDQTIKQIIQVIKEEFRNESGIIYVQNRKTAEDLAQVLVVNDIKAAPYHAGLDPKTRANTQDAFLMEDIDVICATIAFGMGIDKPDVRFVIHYDMPKSIENYYQETGRAGRDGLTGKCIAFYNYNDILRLEKFLRDKPVAEREMGVQLMQEVVAYAETASCRRRFLLHYFGEEFNEENCHKMCDNCKNPKEKMEVVQEIKNVIQCILDLNENYLMKTVMDYLMGRETKEMKDFRFTELDNFGVGDDRDENFWSSIFRHAMINNLIYKEIEEFGILKVSEAGHDYLKNPYPITITINHDYEDGDYDFDDEKGGTAVLDETLMNILKDLRKNIAKKHNLPPYVIFQDPSLEEMATQYPISMEDMSKIVGVSQGKAQKYAQPFVDAIKKYCEENEIERPMDITIKTVANKSKTKVNIITAIDRKIPLEDIAKSNDLSMQDLMEELDAIVNTGTKIKLDYYLNKVVDEYVRETVMEYFKEAETDSIDAAYKELKDDEITWEEIQLMRLKFLSDFAN from the coding sequence ATGACAGCGACTGCAACTGAACACGATGTTTTACTCGAGAACCTCCAGAAGTATTTCGGATTCGACGCTTTCAAGGCCGACCAAGGTGCCATAATCCAAAGCCTCCTCGACGGCAAAGACACTTTCGTAATCATGCCTACGGGTGGTGGCAAAAGCCTATGCTACCAATTGCCCGCATTAATGCTGCCCGGCACGGCCATTGTCATTAGCCCGCTTATCGCCCTAATGAAAAACCAAGTGGACAGCCTGCGCGGCTACTCCGAAGAGGATGAGGTAGCACACTTCCTCAACTCTTCGCTCACGAAGGCGCAAATGAAAAAAGTGAAGCAGGACATCACCGATGGCCGAACAAAAATCCTCTATGTCGCTCCCGAGACCCTCACCAAAGAAGAGAACATAGAGTTTTTCCAAAACAGCGACATCTCCTTTGTGGCGGTTGACGAAGCGCACTGCATTTCCGAATGGGGCCACGATTTCAGGCCCGAATATCGCCGCATTCGCGTCATGCTTGATGCCATCGCACGCGATGTGCCCATCATGGCTCTCACGGCGACAGCCACGCCAAAAGTGCAGCAGGACATCTTGAAGAACCTCGATATGACAGGAGAAAACACCTTTATCTCCTCTTTCAATCGCGACAACCTGTTCTACGAGATTCGCCCGAAAATCAAAAAAGACCAAACCATCAAGCAAATCATTCAGGTCATCAAGGAGGAGTTTCGCAACGAATCGGGCATCATTTATGTGCAAAACCGCAAAACGGCCGAAGACCTTGCTCAAGTACTTGTCGTCAACGACATCAAAGCTGCGCCCTATCATGCCGGCCTTGACCCTAAAACCCGTGCCAACACACAAGATGCCTTCCTAATGGAAGACATTGATGTCATTTGTGCCACAATTGCCTTCGGTATGGGCATTGACAAGCCCGACGTGCGCTTCGTCATTCATTATGACATGCCGAAGTCCATCGAAAACTATTACCAAGAAACCGGACGTGCCGGCAGGGATGGCCTTACGGGAAAGTGCATTGCTTTCTACAACTACAACGACATTCTAAGGCTTGAGAAATTCTTGCGCGACAAGCCAGTCGCAGAGCGGGAGATGGGTGTCCAATTGATGCAAGAAGTAGTGGCTTACGCCGAAACGGCCTCTTGTCGCCGCCGTTTTTTGCTCCACTATTTTGGCGAGGAATTCAATGAGGAAAATTGCCACAAAATGTGCGACAACTGCAAGAACCCCAAAGAAAAAATGGAGGTAGTGCAGGAAATCAAAAATGTCATCCAATGTATTCTCGACCTCAACGAGAATTATCTGATGAAGACGGTGATGGATTATCTGATGGGACGCGAGACCAAAGAAATGAAGGATTTCCGCTTCACCGAACTGGATAACTTTGGCGTAGGCGACGATAGGGATGAGAACTTCTGGAGCTCCATCTTCCGACACGCCATGATTAACAACCTGATTTACAAGGAAATAGAGGAGTTTGGCATACTAAAAGTCTCAGAGGCAGGGCATGACTACCTTAAAAACCCATATCCCATCACGATTACCATCAACCACGACTATGAGGATGGCGACTATGACTTTGATGACGAGAAAGGAGGCACAGCGGTGCTCGATGAGACCTTGATGAATATACTCAAAGACCTGCGCAAGAACATCGCCAAGAAGCATAACCTGCCGCCATACGTCATCTTCCAAGACCCATCGCTCGAAGAAATGGCAACCCAATACCCTATTTCTATGGAAGATATGTCCAAAATCGTGGGTGTTTCGCAAGGCAAAGCGCAGAAGTATGCTCAGCCCTTTGTGGATGCCATCAAGAAATACTGCGAGGAAAATGAAATCGAACGCCCGATGGACATCACCATCAAAACGGTGGCAAACAAGTCCAAAACAAAGGTGAACATCATCACGGCCATTGACCGCAAAATCCCGCTGGAAGATATTGCCAAGTCCAACGACCTCAGCATGCAGGACCTGATGGAAGAACTTGATGCTATCGTCAATACAGGTACAAAAATCAAACTCGACTACTACCTCAACAAAGTAGTGGACGAATATGTGCGAGAAACCGTGATGGAATACTTCAAAGAGGCCGAGACCGATTCCATTGACGCAGCATATAAAGAGCTGAAAGATGACGAAATCACTTGGGAAGAAATTCAGTTGATGCGGCTGAAATTCCTGAGTGACTTCGCAAATTAA
- a CDS encoding ComEC family competence protein, producing MNLRASPCMRLFVPFALGLMLGAWLDYPVPHLGKAVVLMACVVCLLALQKFSYRYRWVFGACCSLALFLAGYFHVVHYNELRRPSHFSEKIKEERYLIGTIYDTPGKGSKMKVPIRVEAIGPSPDSMGPASGNLLLFLDFSPEVEGLRYGDRLGIYANVFSTESAKNPHAFDYGRYLHFQNIHFQAFVKSGSLVRLSSGNGNIVWQAAFHCRDRLLSLLHRHFPTQNEYAVASALLVGYKEDLSDELRAAYSATGSMHALAISGTHVGMLYAGLFFLLKRLRLRGREGRMVETLFLVSAIWGFAFLTGATASVLRATVMFSTYLLGKAFFRRASVWNVLPASAFALLLYNPYFLFHAGFQLSYSAVAGIVFFYPRFYKLMPLLPKWGDGAVQILLLGVAAQLGTLPLSLYYFHQFPVYFWLAGWAVVFGGALYMAGGAALVLMDGLWPWLAEWLGKGLYWLLWGLNQLIFGIQGLPGSVLGGIWLASWAAFAIGLLVVVLGAFLEYKRAKWLIGALSVLLFLGVCRMVRETQQMRQAQLAIYYVNKNRLMDFFDGQSVVSLSDSATAKQVLFAAHSNRLALGTRDLTEFNFASDTVFAYFNFLFDPPFAQFFEKRMAMIDDARWVKKGNPRPLPVDVLMLSQSPRVSIAECQERFPFQMVVFDASNSWKQAGRWKEECERLGVPFHDVREQGAWVWHRSD from the coding sequence ATGAACCTCCGCGCTTCACCTTGTATGCGGCTGTTCGTGCCGTTTGCGCTCGGCTTGATGTTGGGCGCGTGGCTTGACTACCCAGTGCCTCACCTCGGCAAAGCCGTGGTGCTCATGGCGTGTGTAGTCTGTTTGCTTGCCTTGCAAAAATTTTCTTACCGTTACCGCTGGGTTTTTGGGGCTTGTTGCTCGCTCGCGCTCTTTTTAGCGGGGTATTTTCATGTCGTCCATTACAACGAGCTTAGGCGACCCTCGCATTTTTCCGAAAAAATAAAAGAGGAACGCTATCTCATCGGGACTATCTACGACACGCCGGGCAAAGGCTCCAAGATGAAGGTGCCGATTCGTGTGGAGGCCATTGGCCCATCGCCTGATTCAATGGGACCCGCATCGGGAAATTTGCTTCTTTTCCTTGATTTTTCGCCGGAAGTGGAGGGTTTGCGATATGGCGACCGGCTTGGAATATATGCCAATGTGTTTTCAACAGAATCGGCAAAAAACCCTCATGCTTTTGACTATGGCCGTTATCTCCATTTTCAAAACATACATTTTCAGGCATTTGTAAAATCGGGCTCGCTTGTTCGGCTCTCATCGGGCAACGGAAATATCGTGTGGCAGGCGGCTTTTCATTGTCGGGACAGATTGTTGTCGCTGCTCCACAGGCATTTTCCGACGCAAAACGAGTATGCGGTGGCATCGGCATTGTTGGTCGGATATAAGGAGGATTTGTCGGATGAGTTGAGGGCTGCCTATTCGGCCACAGGCTCCATGCACGCCTTGGCTATTTCGGGCACTCATGTCGGAATGTTGTATGCGGGGCTATTTTTTCTTTTGAAGCGGCTGAGACTGCGAGGCCGCGAGGGGCGCATGGTGGAGACCCTGTTTTTGGTGTCGGCTATATGGGGGTTTGCTTTTCTGACGGGTGCGACCGCTTCGGTATTGCGGGCAACGGTGATGTTCAGTACCTACTTGCTTGGCAAGGCTTTTTTTCGGAGAGCATCTGTGTGGAACGTGTTGCCAGCGTCGGCTTTTGCCCTGTTGCTCTACAACCCGTATTTTCTTTTTCACGCGGGCTTTCAGTTGTCCTACTCTGCGGTGGCGGGTATCGTTTTCTTTTATCCGCGCTTCTATAAACTGATGCCTCTTTTGCCCAAATGGGGGGATGGTGCCGTCCAAATCCTGCTTTTGGGTGTCGCGGCACAATTGGGGACGTTGCCACTGTCGCTCTACTATTTTCACCAGTTTCCCGTGTATTTTTGGTTGGCAGGATGGGCTGTTGTGTTTGGTGGGGCGCTCTATATGGCGGGCGGGGCGGCATTGGTGCTCATGGATGGGCTGTGGCCCTGGCTGGCCGAATGGCTTGGCAAGGGGCTTTACTGGCTGTTGTGGGGTCTCAACCAATTGATATTCGGGATACAGGGACTGCCGGGTAGTGTTCTCGGCGGCATCTGGCTCGCATCGTGGGCGGCTTTTGCTATTGGGCTTCTCGTGGTGGTGTTGGGTGCCTTTTTGGAGTACAAAAGGGCCAAGTGGCTCATAGGGGCGTTAAGTGTGCTTCTGTTTCTTGGTGTTTGCCGAATGGTGAGAGAGACCCAACAAATGAGGCAAGCGCAACTGGCTATCTACTACGTCAACAAAAACCGCTTGATGGACTTTTTTGATGGACAATCGGTGGTTTCGTTGTCGGATTCGGCAACAGCCAAACAGGTTTTGTTCGCGGCACATTCCAATCGTTTGGCCTTGGGCACTCGTGATTTGACGGAATTCAATTTTGCTTCCGATACGGTCTTCGCGTATTTCAATTTTCTGTTCGACCCTCCATTTGCGCAGTTTTTCGAGAAAAGAATGGCGATGATTGATGATGCCCGTTGGGTGAAAAAGGGGAACCCACGGCCCTTGCCGGTTGATGTCCTGATGCTTTCACAAAGCCCGAGAGTCAGCATCGCCGAATGTCAGGAGCGATTTCCATTTCAAATGGTGGTTTTTGATGCTTCCAACAGCTGGAAACAGGCGGGGCGGTGGAAGGAAGAATGCGAGCGACTGGGGGTCCCGTTCCACGATGTGCGGGAGCAGGGGGCTTGGGTGTGGCATAGGTCGGATTGA